Within the Salvia hispanica cultivar TCC Black 2014 chromosome 4, UniMelb_Shisp_WGS_1.0, whole genome shotgun sequence genome, the region TTCTCACCATGTTCTTAACTTTCTCAAACATATAGCAAATCAAATTACTTACATTTTTCACTTGTTGACACTATTTGCATAAATTAGAAATGGGTacaaacatactccctccggccccaaagaatatgcactttggttTCAGCACGAGTTtgaatgtaaaattggtaaagtaagagagaggtagagagaaaaagtaattaaagtattgttactGGAGAATAGGTCCCACCTCATTGTAGAGAAaagactttccaaaattagaaaatgcatattcttgtgggacggactaaaaaggaaagagtgtatattcttgttggacggaaggagtgatatagatatattgattttagaaaatactccattcgtccgtgaatggagtctcatttttccattttggttcgtctataaataagagtctTGATTCATAactactataaatggtaatatcCTCATTTCACTAACTCCTTTAACTTACAtgttatttaaaactaatatatacaagtgagatctctattttactaatttttttccaccaactttccttaacctttcttaaaataagtgttaacatttcttaaaacccaagTGAGATGATACTCATATTTGCTTACGGAGAAAATAGTTACTAAGGGTGGAATTAGTTATTTAGTCGTAGGTTAATCTTATGCGCTGACcgcaattaaaaattaataaattataattgcgGATCattgtgattaaaattttaatttgtccttACTTAGTTGATAGTTCTagttaatccaattaatcGGGTTAATTTTGTTTACTAAAATATGTGCATGTATAAGTGGTtactaaagtttaatttgtttcaaaatCAACACTAAACTTTATACatctcccttcgtcccaagatAATTGGGACAACTTTTGAGCACGAGacttaagaaattgatttgttAAAGGTTAGAGTTGAGAGAAGAAAGTAAGAgttggaataaagtaagagagatatagagagtaaagtaaaagagagaataaaacttttactaaaaaagaagaTGATTCAACTTCattgggacaaacaaaaaacgaatacaactcaactactttaggacgaagggagtattatttatagtttaatttaatcgGGTTAATTTTGGTtatggtttaatttaatttgttaaattaGTTTACTGactattttgaaataaatgaaactttAAAACCAATTTAATAGAATTACTCTAATTTACTATAGTaatcatttataaaattaacccTTAATTAATCTTACTTAGAGCATTCACCATAGGAACAAACCTCCTCACAGCCCATTTCCAATTTCCTCCTAtcacattattagtctatCTAACAACTCATCTTCAACCTTACCAATGTATCTCATTAtctctatatataatttattttaattgttggagaaaacaacaaaaaggaaataaataagagaaaaaaaaattaaaatatgattatatttttaaaaaatgaaattgagatTGGCGCCGATCGAGCGCACATCAAAGTCCGGCTGTGCCCGCTCCTCCATTGACCGCCGCTCGGCTCTACTTCCCCAATAGGCGCCGATCGCACAACGGCCGATAAGTGCCCTAATTGTAAGTGCTATGAAAGAATGAGTTTGAGTTCATAGCATAGCTGAATGCACTAACTGACACGCAACATCCAATGTTCCGAAATTAATGATTTAAGcaaaaaactaatattttttataaaagagcatcaaacaattttattttgcttctCATATTTTTGCTTCCAATATTATACATGTCTCTAAACAAGAAGAGAAAAGCACGACAAAAAGTTGTCCACTCTAACAAAGTTCCGTCGAAACCAAAAAAGCACATCATTTCCGAATTAGtacaactttttaaatatgtgCAAAATCAAGTTACTTtaccatatttttatttaggtGCCAAAATATTTGGCAATTATGCTTCACACACAATTTTTGGCAACATTCGTTCAATTTTCATGAagtgaatatatttatatgatctaacattatatcaaatttatataaagaATATTTTGGAGACTATAAAAAATTTCGGAAGATgatctaaaattaattttattttaaaacaaatgtcagataaagagaaatgagaggatatgaaattaataacaaaaaagagagaaataagaataaagtgaaatgatcaaaattttctttggCAATGAAagggtaaaataagaaagaaagttcaaaaggcaaaaaaacaaatacctttaattattaataaattaaaacctTAGTACAAAGACCATtagtacaatttatatttataaagtaTCACAAATATACATCTTATGTTCACCGAATAACAAATTTCAGTTAAATtcatagataataaaataggcAATAGATAcacatcaaaaaaaaaaagaaaaaaagaaaaggtaatAGATGATCACAAACAAGTATTCCCTCTGCttcatagtagtagagtcacgTGTTTCATTTTGGGCGTTtgataataatagagtcatttctttttttagtaaaaaatatcacattttctcacttttactttttctctctcttactttattacttctattttttcctctcttttactttatgaGTAcccttttatttaatgaattacacacttttttcttaatttccatgacaaaaaaaaatgcttcTACTACTGCAcaatggagggagtatcactTGTTGCTGATCAAATTTGGACTAATGAagtatcaaaatgaaaatcataTATACATCAAACAATAAGTTTACTTGCGAATAATATATTCTCTCTGTTCCACgttatttgcatttttttatttcagttcgTCCCAAACTGTttacactaatttaattacatagATAATACAATCTCAAATTCACAAccgaaaataaaaagtgcgTGTAACAAAGGCGGGAGTGAGTATAAGTTATGTTCcaatttcattaatataaGGCCTTTCGATaaataacttaaaagtaaaattgtaAGAGTTTAATCCAAAATAGACAATATTAGTACACTGTATTTAGATTGCAGTCGCGCCAGGGTGGCCCAGCAAACCTTCAGCTGAAATGTCGGTCGCCATGCGGAGCTCGCAGTTTACACACgtgatcttcttcttcttcttcttcttcttcttcttcttcttcttcttcttcttcttcttcttcttcttcttcgaaaTTTGGGCACATACACttgatgttttaattattactccctacgtcccggctaagatgacacattgcttagccggcatgagattttaggagttattggttaaagtgtttaattggagagagagagaaggtgagcGTAAGTATTatagtagagagataaagaaagatgaatatttaaataggagtgaaaaaaagtagttgagtgtattaattggagagagaaatttaccaaaaaaggaaatgtgtcatcttagttgggataaactaaaaaggaaaatgtgtcatcttaagcgggacggagagagtagtattttttatatttaattttataattgtttgCTATTTATACTATAgcatttttcatttactttttatatttcagttaatgtaattttcaattaaaattcaattacttCAATGGCTAAAAGTGAGGCTAAAAAGAGACTGACTATATTGCGAGTGTGGagctaaaatgataaaaaatgacGTGACACCTGAAAAAtgggattaaaattaaattttttggaaagCATTATATTTACCgttatactccctttgtccacGACTAGAAATCCGTTTctctattttggtccgtccgtgaataaaAGTCTCGgtttcataattattataaatgataaagaggccccacatcccactaactcactccactcacatatcatttaaaactaatatatacaagtgagacccatattccactaactttcttccacccacttttcttaacatttcttaagaCTCGTGCCGAATAGTAATGAGACTTATGTTCgcgaacggagggagtactagttaaATGCAGGTGCAACTCTCACATTTGGTACTTTTAGCACCACGATCACACATGAATCTATTCAACAATATATCAGCGCTGATTGTTATTGCACGTAGCTCGTTATCGAGATACATTATTTACAATTTGGAAGAGAAAACTCAATGCTCAACTTGTTCCAAATTATTGTAACCTTCATAGTtcatactactccctccgttttttaaaaatagcaacaatttccattttggaccgttccctaaaaatagaaactttaaaatatttctattttagaacaTGGAtctcacaatccactaactctactttttctcttcctctctcttattttactcaattttcttttcttctatattactttaccaattcttctcacttactttaccaattgtggaTTAAAACATGCgtcgtttcaaatgtttctattttttgaatacgGAGACTACATACTTTAGAATGGAGGggatgaaaaataacaaaaaaaaaaataaaaaaattatgttagtgattttagatggaatgtaccgatttaaaatactaatcaaACTTTTGTAGTATGATATATgctaatttatagtactaaattgaaatattagtGAAACATTTTGCATGTACAATGTAATTAACCACAAGTATTAACATTGCATctgttgaaattaaaaattaacgaattttaATTGAGAACCAACAAATCCATATTGATAAACCCTCACTTCAAAAATCTAATCAACTTATTGTGTGGAACGGCGGCACCCTCGTTTTTGCGTCAAGAAATTGATCAtctattaattgaaaaaagataaaaaataaaaataaaatacagcAAGAAATGTAAAGTTGAAAcgattataaatgaaatagtagTGAAAACCGTTCATATGGTGGGTGgtcaaaactgaaattaaagaCGAGGGAAAAATAGGATGAtgaaatgaaagagaaatatGCATCTTTAATTGGGGATAACAAACTAAAGTTGCGATTGATGGTATGTGGCAATAACTAATCAACACATGCACTTGCTCAACAAAGTTGGCACAAACCAGAgtttagtatatataattactttgcaccctttttaatttaattttaatataataatttaattatatatgtatgcttTAAATACTCAATCCAAAAGATTATATACCAGCAACAACATTAATGGACTATGCTATAGTAACATCCATCCCATCACTTGATGAAATGAGTCATGTGGCATTGAAATGGAGATTCTATTCTTTAATCTTGCAGTAACAGAGAATAACAGAGGTGTATTGCACTCATAGTCCACCAAAAAGATTGTGGAAATGAGATAGATATATTCAAGAATCAACACAATTAAAGGTTTGATTTCACGTAACATGCTTGTAGTGGATTCAAACTAAGACATGATATGTACACAAACAAACTCCTATTATATATAGGTGAGGTAGACACACACATGTATCAAGAGATAAGTAGACTTGAGATGGATAGTAAATTAGTGAGAGAGCTAAGAGCATATTTGGGTGCAATATTTTTGCAGTTTGGGTATGCAGGCTTAGGTATAATAGCAAAGTTAGCTCTGAATAAGGGAATGAGCAATTACACATTTGCTGTCTACAGAAATCTGGTGGCCGCCATCGTCGTAGCCCCTTTTGCCTTTGCCTTGGAAAGGTTAGAATTTGTTGCCaagtttgtgtttgtgtttgtgttagTGTTTGTGTGAAGTTGAGAgtttatttgttgtttgtaAACAGGAAAACCAGGCCAAAAATGACACTCtccattttcatcaaaatatcCCTCCTTGCTCTATTGGAGTAAGTGTAACTAAttactctctctcactctttTATAGTCTTAATTTCTACAAACCAACCCAACAACCTAACATGTTGTTGAAATTGCAGGCCTGTGATAGATCAAAACTTGTACTACATTGGGCTGAAGAGCACAACAGCTACATTTGCAGCCGCGATGTGGAACACGGTTCCGGCCCTCACCTTTCTATTTGCGTGGCTCTTCAGGCTTGAAACCGTCAACTTCAGAAAACTGCACAGCCAAGCAAAGGTTGTGGGAACTGTAGTAACTCTAGGTGGAGCAATGATAATGACTTTGGTAAAAGGCTCTGTTATAGAATTGCCATGGACCAGACAAAACGCCAACTCTAACTCTCTTGCTGAAGAAATACACCCCCACCAATTTATCATGGGAGCTATTATGATTGGAGCTGGTTGTATTTGTGGCTCCCTTTTCTACATTCTACaggtatgtatatatagtgtcCTTCCAACATTTAAGCAACAAAATTAGTGGATGGATTTTGCATGAAAGACTGTTTATGTTGCAgtaaatgcaatttattttgttattttactttagtatacattttcaatatttcttGTGTTATAGGCGATCACGTTGAAGTCGTACCCAGCAGCGATTTCCCTCACCGGCCTCATATGCATGTTCGGAGCATTGCAAGGGACCGTCCTCACTCTCGTGGTCGAGAGGGGCAATGCTCACATCTGGTCAATTGGATGGGACACCTCACTTTTAGCTTATGTTTATGGTGTAAGAACACGCATTTGTGATGGACTATATATCTTCAAATTATTTCACTTAAcacttaaaaaaagaattttgacAATGCAGGGATTAATATGTTCTGGAGTGGCCTACTATGTATCAGGAGTCATCATGAAGGACAAAGGCCCGGTTTTCGTTACTTCCTTCAATCCTCTAAACATGGTGATTGTTGCCGGCATGAGCTCTTTCATTCTGGCCGAGCAGCTCAACGTCGGCAAGTACGTTTTCCAATTTTCCTAGACCTAGGTGTTTGTATGAATGAGACGGATGCTAACAGAGGGTGCTCAAATTGCAGGGTAGCAGGAGCCACGGTGATCGTGATTGGGCTCTACCTAGTTATATGGGGAAAGACTCGCGATCAAAGCGTATCCACGTATCCTCAATCGGAACTTGTCCACCAATCACCGCAGAATCAAACCTCCAACACACATGTCTCCAAGCCAACTTCCGACGACAGTGTTGTTTAAGAGGAACAATTTTCATCATAAAGTATAcattaagaaaacaaataatcgaggcttattatattttctgtaAGAGCAGAGTTGAGACATTGTTATCTAAATTCATCAATACAAATGTCTAAGCAATCACAGCTCAAATACTTGTGGTTATAGTTCAATCTGAAATGGGCACTTAGAAGATCTCCCATGAAAATCAGATTTGTATTGTAGTATCTATGCAAAAAAGTTTTGAAGAATTTACAAGaatgtcattttaattaaataattttttattaatgtacCATGATTTGAAATGTCAAAGAAATGTACTCTGAAAGGTAAAAACCAACTAGTATAAGATATAAGTGAGACATTTattattaagttaatttataaCAAGTGATATTGGGCTTACTAAAAGTTTCAAACGAGAAGAATATGAACCTCTACGTATTCTATATTAATTTGGCACGAAATTGATTTGACAGGCAAACGTAGTAGAATGGCTTCACCCCCTCAAATCCCTCAAGTGAGTCTATTTCCAATCCAATACagaaatattttacttttacccaCAACTCCTACACTTTCAAATGTTGGATATATATATTCAGCAATCAGCTATTAGCAATATAGGTGACAAAACAGAGTGATTGACCAAGACCAAGACCAAGACCAAGTGAAGTGTCTCTAGCTCTCCCGAGGGCCGCCCATCTGACCTTATAGATTCAAGGAGATGTCGTTCATGAAAACGTATAGGAAAAAGACGTCGAAAAGTATCCAGCTCCATCTCTGAAGATAAATCATGGTTTCACTCGCAGTAGCCATGTTCTTAGTTGTTTATTCTGTCAAACAAAATTGTTAGCATTTTAGATGGTGTTTGGTTtactagataaaataaaatagttggaAGATATAATATAGGaataagttgtgagattatttattAGGAGGGGTTGGTTGTGACTAATTATCAATGACTATCCATCTAAAATTAAGTCATGACATTCAATCTCTTCTACCaaacataatttaatcatgagatataatcttgcaaaccgaacactcTCTTGCTGTATTATTTGAATGAGAACTAACACATTATAGGATCAAGTAATAGACGTACATAACACCACAAACAATTGCTAtacaaatttgatcaaaacacaaaaaaagtGTTATGTCCGTCCCATctcaagtgattgatttcttttcaGCCGTTGTTATGGGAGAATGatagtaaatagttaaaatgcagataaagtaaagtaaaatagagagTAATGTAGAAGAGGACTTCCTCAACATtaatatctctcttactttattttctccctactttaactatttattatcattttctcaaaacacATGCCGAAAATCAGTCAATCACTTGAACTGGAATATAGGGAGCATTTTTTATCCACTTTGAATGAACACCACTTGCAC harbors:
- the LOC125185418 gene encoding WAT1-related protein At2g39510-like, with the translated sequence MDSKLVRELRAYLGAIFLQFGYAGLGIIAKLALNKGMSNYTFAVYRNLVAAIVVAPFAFALERKTRPKMTLSIFIKISLLALLEPVIDQNLYYIGLKSTTATFAAAMWNTVPALTFLFAWLFRLETVNFRKLHSQAKVVGTVVTLGGAMIMTLVKGSVIELPWTRQNANSNSLAEEIHPHQFIMGAIMIGAGCICGSLFYILQAITLKSYPAAISLTGLICMFGALQGTVLTLVVERGNAHIWSIGWDTSLLAYVYGGLICSGVAYYVSGVIMKDKGPVFVTSFNPLNMVIVAGMSSFILAEQLNVGKVAGATVIVIGLYLVIWGKTRDQSVSTYPQSELVHQSPQNQTSNTHVSKPTSDDSVV